A genomic region of Bradyrhizobium sp. ORS 278 contains the following coding sequences:
- a CDS encoding SIR2 family protein has translation MVESVQSVINRIQPDRTILLFGAGSSIPSRAPTSQDLINHFAKRFMVPNSGFTLPEQSGLAERKAGRRSLIEALRELFKTLKPTGGLLNLPLYNWKSIFTTNYDDLVEQCYHRRNLPISVYSSDFDFRGQENALAQKLFKLHGTIEKDVADGHQSRIILTDSDYDLTSAFREQLYGRLKTDLAGSTLIIIGQSLADPDIREITNKAANLNAQMDNGGQIILFLYSRDEDRASIFEARGLTVCFGGIDEFFAALTVKKFGQVAAEPSDDPLDKRPVLRPATIDVAHASDPRRCDVGAMFNGRPATHADILAGLTFERALCIQIAQTLVDQTKLVAILLGASGVGKTTAARQVLQKLRQQGVHCWEHKTDMPLAVKEWFALAHELQQGGSSGVLLVDDAHSHLFEINELADRLLAADNPHLKLMLVSTRHQWNPRVKSGTLYKFGAEFRLSQLSGEEIERLLQLVDVNQSIKRLIEPKFTGFSRAEKRRRLLDRCEADMFVCLRSIFDSENFDDIILREYADLTPQLQDIYRHVAAMENAGVRVHRQLLVRMLNIPPQTISAILDGLVDIITEYDVDVRESIYAWRARHTVIANIVARYKFSDTDKLVALFEQVIRSLLPTYDIEVMTIKELCNIDTGIPSIPDKETQNRLLRMMISTAPGERVPRHRLIRNLISGGEYDRAETEIRVFESDFSLDGPVYRYKVDLMVARASRSPGLMKEDRITILEEARELALMGMNRFGLNKSLLAAYGELGVEYYRMINDYGVFDDALARLRDAAERLGDPDVGRIITRLERRIQGKPTAADMD, from the coding sequence AGACGTTCGCTGATAGAGGCGTTACGCGAACTTTTTAAAACCCTGAAGCCCACAGGGGGCTTGCTAAATCTTCCACTCTACAACTGGAAAAGCATCTTCACGACGAACTACGATGATCTTGTGGAGCAGTGCTACCACCGTCGCAATCTGCCGATCAGTGTGTACTCGTCCGACTTTGACTTTCGTGGTCAAGAGAATGCTTTGGCTCAGAAGCTTTTCAAATTGCACGGGACGATCGAAAAGGATGTGGCGGACGGACACCAGTCCCGCATCATCCTCACAGATAGCGACTATGATCTCACCTCAGCTTTTCGCGAGCAGCTGTACGGCCGCTTGAAGACTGACCTCGCGGGCTCCACCCTCATCATTATCGGGCAATCGCTGGCTGATCCCGACATACGCGAGATCACTAACAAGGCGGCCAACCTGAATGCTCAAATGGACAACGGCGGGCAGATCATCTTGTTTCTGTACTCGCGAGACGAGGATCGTGCCAGCATATTCGAGGCGCGAGGTCTAACGGTCTGCTTCGGAGGAATAGATGAGTTCTTTGCTGCGCTCACGGTCAAGAAATTTGGTCAGGTCGCGGCGGAACCATCAGACGATCCTTTAGACAAACGTCCAGTGCTCCGGCCCGCGACTATCGACGTAGCCCATGCATCGGATCCGAGACGCTGCGATGTAGGCGCCATGTTCAACGGGCGTCCTGCAACTCACGCCGATATCCTCGCAGGGCTGACCTTTGAGCGCGCTCTATGTATACAGATCGCTCAGACGCTGGTGGACCAGACGAAGCTAGTCGCGATTCTTCTTGGAGCGAGTGGTGTTGGGAAAACTACTGCGGCGCGCCAAGTGCTGCAAAAATTGCGGCAGCAGGGCGTCCACTGTTGGGAACACAAGACCGATATGCCGTTGGCTGTAAAGGAGTGGTTTGCGCTTGCACATGAGCTGCAACAGGGTGGTTCAAGCGGAGTTTTATTGGTCGACGATGCTCATAGTCATCTCTTTGAGATCAATGAGCTGGCTGACAGGCTGCTTGCTGCAGATAATCCCCACCTCAAGCTAATGCTTGTTTCGACTCGGCATCAGTGGAATCCGCGTGTGAAGTCTGGAACGCTCTACAAGTTCGGAGCCGAATTTCGGCTTTCGCAACTCAGTGGCGAAGAGATCGAGCGACTTTTGCAGCTGGTTGACGTCAACCAGTCGATCAAGCGGCTTATAGAACCAAAGTTCACTGGCTTTTCTCGAGCGGAGAAGCGTCGCCGGCTTCTAGATCGCTGCGAAGCAGATATGTTCGTCTGCCTGCGGAGCATTTTTGACTCCGAAAACTTTGACGACATTATCCTTCGTGAGTACGCAGACCTGACGCCGCAGCTCCAAGACATATATCGTCATGTGGCTGCAATGGAGAACGCGGGAGTACGCGTACATCGGCAGTTGCTTGTCCGGATGCTCAACATCCCACCACAGACGATCTCGGCCATCTTGGATGGTCTCGTCGACATCATCACCGAATACGACGTGGATGTACGAGAAAGCATCTACGCGTGGCGAGCCCGCCATACGGTTATTGCCAACATTGTGGCGCGGTACAAGTTCAGCGACACAGACAAACTTGTCGCTCTTTTCGAGCAGGTAATCCGCAGCTTGCTTCCCACTTACGACATCGAGGTGATGACCATCAAGGAGCTGTGCAACATCGACACAGGCATTCCCTCCATTCCCGACAAAGAGACCCAGAACAGGCTATTGCGCATGATGATTTCTACCGCGCCAGGGGAGCGGGTTCCGCGTCATAGGCTTATCCGCAATCTAATCTCAGGCGGCGAGTACGACCGAGCGGAGACTGAGATCCGCGTTTTCGAGTCGGATTTTTCACTTGATGGACCTGTCTATCGTTACAAAGTCGACTTGATGGTCGCGCGCGCCAGTAGGTCACCTGGCTTAATGAAAGAGGATCGAATCACAATTCTTGAAGAAGCGCGCGAACTTGCCCTCATGGGAATGAACCGCTTCGGGCTCAATAAGTCTCTATTGGCCGCGTACGGCGAGTTGGGCGTTGAATACTACCGAATGATCAACGATTATGGCGTATTCGATGACGCACTAGCTAGACTGCGCGATGCAGCCGAACGGCTTGGAGATCCCGACGTTGGCCGGATCATAACCCGGCTTGAGAGGCGTATCCAAGGGAAGCCCACTGCCGCTGATATGGACTAG